One window from the genome of Fibrobacter sp. encodes:
- a CDS encoding copper resistance protein NlpE N-terminal domain-containing protein has translation MLNACSQEEKSAPLPDLPKVELPKGIAGLYVGRLPCDNCKARMVRMEIAEDSTVSVVETVIVDTAKVDSLKGRFSGMEDKVVVALDNGTKWNFQVGKSGALSLLTGTGDVYRDKDGMPADLIRIINKPKVEGEKP, from the coding sequence AAGTCCGCGCCGCTTCCGGATTTGCCGAAGGTCGAACTCCCCAAGGGCATTGCCGGCCTCTATGTCGGGCGCCTTCCGTGCGATAACTGCAAGGCGCGTATGGTGCGCATGGAAATAGCCGAAGATAGCACCGTCTCTGTCGTGGAAACCGTGATTGTGGATACGGCCAAGGTCGATTCCTTGAAAGGCCGGTTCTCCGGGATGGAAGACAAGGTGGTTGTTGCGCTGGACAATGGTACAAAGTGGAATTTTCAGGTCGGGAAATCCGGCGCGCTTTCCCTGTTGACGGGGACTGGCGACGTCTATAGGGACAAGGACGGCATGCCGGCGGACCTGATAAGGATTATCAACAAACCGAAAGTTGAAGGAGAGAAACCCTGA